In Malus sylvestris chromosome 2, drMalSylv7.2, whole genome shotgun sequence, the genomic stretch tttcattttctcttttgtttttgattaaagagtgtgattagtttttaaaatttttaaaaagagtATGAGACAATGATAATGAGATCTCTTCATAAGggcatatttttcttaatatttaataattaccattttgtcctctttatgtaaatattgtgtattaaaagtgagggtaaaataggaaaaatgaggatatgattgtcattttctcaaaagatacaaaattactattttgcccttcttatgtaagtattgtgtatcaaaagtgagggtaaaattgaaaaaaagtgACAAAAAGTCAACAAATAGGATTCTCTTAATAGAATAGATAAACAAGAGGAAAAAAGTGCTTATAAAGGAAAAACAAGTGTGAGAGTGCAAGATAACTATTTTTGGCAATAACAATTTCCTTAGTTATATGTTAAATCAATtttgtacttaaaaaaaaatcaattttgtaattatttatttatttttttcggttttaaCTCATTGTGTCTTGGTTCAAATTCTTTCTGATAACGATTAGTGTATATCaactataataaaataaaataaaaataatttattatgtaTACATGATATTGAAaaggtggtttttttttttgttttttttttaacaaacgatattattgtCACTAAAGAAAAGAGAGCTTAGTCTCATGATGGACGAGCAATaaagtggttcaaattcgtctttaattagaatcgaacttaagacatttcatttataaataaaaatgaatactattagatggtagtactaagtgacatatTTAAAAAGTGACTTGAAGGTACAAAGAAAAGTGTAAAGAGGAAGGTATCTATATGTTTCCTCCATGTCTCTTTTTTCTACATGTTAACTTCTCTTGTAAGCTCTAGTATCCATTTTCCAACCCCAACACCCTCCCCGCATTTCCGGCTGTCCACGTTGGCCAATCATCACCGGAGCCACTCCCAACCCTCACTGCGGTGCCCAcccctccaccaccaccaccacctcctcctcctcctctctccgaTCTCCCCGAAAACCAGTTACGAAATCCTAAAAACAAGTAAGTTCCCTTCTACCTCGTTCTCTCTGATTTAACATTATCTAGCTTATTTGATATCTTCcatgaatttatattttatcGCCTTTGAAATCGACgaatattaaataatttattacaTTCATCGTTtttgaaaattataaaaattagtTTCAAATCGATTATTAAGTAATTTAGCTGCTAAACTGACTAGCTAGTAGCTAGCATGAGACTCTAGGCTCTGGTATACTTACTTACTGACTGGTTCTTTGTAAATTTTGCTAATTTGCCTCAGAATCTGCAGCTTATCTGACTAAACTGTTCCAGTATTAAGTTCAATAGTTAGCAAATCGAAGAAGGTTCGATGGAAATTCCAACTGCTTCAACATATGATAAAAAACAAGATAAAGCTCCAATGAATTTGGGTGATAAGGGAGAAACAAGTAATCCGTTGGAGGATCGGATTAGTCAACTGCCCGACGCGATTCTGGTTGACATCATTTCCCCGTTGAGGATTAAGGAAGTAGCAAGGACTAGTGTCCTCTCTAAGAGGTGGAGATATTTGTGGACACATGTTACACGTCTCAACTTTGATCATCATGATGGTGAACATCCACGTACCTCCACAAGGACCACAACAGTTAATCCGTCAGAGAGACGTCGTCTAGAAGAAGCGACCAACAGAAGACAACGAATCCGGCAATCGCACCAGGGTTTAACATCTTTAAACTTAGGTGAATTCAGAGGTGGTTCTTCCTCAGCGGGTTCCGGTTCAAGATCTAGGCACCCCGATGGAATTTCAAGACTAATTGgcccaccatcaccaccaccgtGTACGGTGGTGACTAAAGTCCTGCAATCGCATCAGGGTCCAACCGTAGATGGAGTCAGAATTTGTGGATCTTGTTATAGCTCGGATAATGTCGATGATTTTATCGAATTTGCAATTCAAAAGAAAGTTCAAAGGCTTGAGATAGACAAATCGAAAGAAAAAGACACCAAGTCTTGGGAGAAGCCTTTCAACAACCCTTTAGGTGTTTCACGCATTAAGTCCCTTAGACACCTCTCTTTAAAGTACATACCTATAACTGATGAAGTTGTTGGGCTGGTTCTATCCGAATGTCAACTTCTTGAACACCTCAGTATTTGTCGCTCAAGCGATCTTTATGCTGTGAAAGCAGTTGGTTCATCACTCCGGTTGAAGTTCCTACAAATAAGTTATTGCGGTGGCATAGTCAGAGTTGATATTTCTGCCCCTAATCTTGTGTCATTTATATATCGCGGACAAAATGTGTATAGAAGAGGAATTGTTTTGAAACATGCACCCAAGCTTGTCTACGTATCTCTCTCAGAAGACGAACCTGATAGCATTACCAAACATCTTCTGTCGATATCAGCTCGACTTTCATACCTTCAGACTCTCCACCTGTGGATGAATCTGAGAAGGGTTAGACTCTCAACCTATTATTTACTTTAAAATTTTCCTAGCTTCTTGTACTTGTTGGTTGatcattttcaagttttttatgTTCCTGTCTTTCAGACAAATGTTATGCTCCCACAATTTCCCGAATTAACTAGTCTCAAAGACTTGTCGTTGACTGTACATGCCAAAAATTATGGTCCAAGTCTCCTGGATATGACTTCCTTGTTAGAGCAATCTCCCTTCTTGCAGAGATTAACATTCCAGGTAAATTCAATATATCTATTAACGTGGTTTTTAGAAGTCATATGTTGATCCTCTACTTTTCAAATATATTAACGTGGTCATCAACATTGTATTATTGATAATTCCGTTCCTCCTAGAAATCGCAAAAGCATGGAATTTAAAATGATGAATTTAATGTTCATTTGGaatttttgaagtttttatctgtttttttttattttttgcatgtAGTTGAGATTAGTGTTCATTGAACAACCGAGTGGAAATTACAAGCAACAGGAAAGCGTATTTTTACcacttgtgattttttttttcattaccgCATGAAACTTCTActtgttttgaacttttgataCGAGCGATAGTGGGAAGGAGAAACCAAACTCGAGACCTCAGGTTTGAGGGTGGATGCTCCTAACCAACTAAACTACAAGTCATTTTCTCAAACTTCTGCATGTTGAAGTAACTTGTCATGAGAAGATTAATATGAATGTGGTATGCTCCTCTCACAGTTACAATGGGGATATGTTCGCGAGGGTTATACGAGAAATATGCAGGAGATTAAAAGATGTCCTCATCAATGCCTTAAGGTGGTGAGATTTTCTGGGTTCATTGGGATGGGCGGGTCAATTATCGATACGGAGTTTGCCATGTATCTGGTGGAAAATGCTGTGGTACTTGAAAAGTTTATCATAGAACTTGAAAAGGTCGAATTAGCTTATATACTGCCAGAGTTTGCTACAACGGAGGAGAAATTACAAGCAACAAAGGAGCATGCTTTGCAGCTAATTGGAACACAATTACCACCAGGAGCTGAGTTGTTTATTATATAAGTCCTTTCATTTATCTGTTTTTGCAGCATACTTGAAGCTTTTTTTAGTCTGCAACATTTGTATAATTCGCAGTTTGCAAGTTTGCAGTTACTGATCATGTAATGTTTTAAGGGTATCAATGGATTAGTTTTGAGTTGGGTATGACCTTGGTTTCTTGATATCGGTTTTcccatatttattttataattttgacaTTTTTCTGAAGAGTGCTGCTAGATTTACCTAAATAACACAAGTGTCACAGCAAAGATGAGATATAACCCATGTTGACGAGTTGAGGGGAGACCGACCTGTTTATCAAGTCGTTTGACTTTTCCACTTTGCAGCAACTACAACTATGGTCAAGCAGGCAAGGACTCGGAAAGGATCTGATAAACAACCCGGATCTAGTGCCCACGGACCCGGTTGTATCATTGTCTTGGATGGCTCCGCAGGAAAACAAGCCATCAAGCCATGATGTCATCAGTGGTAGGTCCATCTAGAGCAGACAGATCAGCGGGTCGGATTCCCGGGTATGGAGTGATCACCAACATCATCAACGGAGGGCTTGAATGAGGCAAGGCTCAGGATGCTAGGGTTGCTAGTCGGATCGGGTTCTACAGAAGGTACTGTCAGATTTTGGAAGTGAGTCCGGGGGATAACTTGGATTGTTACAATCAAAGGTCTTTTGCCTAAAAAAACATGCTAAAGTTTAGTCTTGGAGATGTTGTCATAAGACAATAATCCCATCCTATGTACTAAATGAAATGCAATAATCCTATGTAATAAAGAAATTTCTCGTTTACACTATTAAGTTAGTTGTCTTAGTTGTGATATGAGGATGAGAGAATCGAACACGAAAACttagttgttgttgttgttgcaatGATAAATCACTTAGTATTATACTACTACTAAGAAACTTACTTTGTTTATAAAGTTATAGGCGGAATCATGTACGCCTTGTTTATAAAGTTACAGTTGATGGTACCTTGCAATTACCttaaattccttttgattaaataGAAATGAGCATTAGTTGGAGATGACATAAATTGATAGGCATAATTGACAGAAAAAACAATGTCTGGCCTTGTAAAAACATTGTAAGCTCGAACTAAGCTCCTAAACATTGTGGGATCAGTCAATGGAGTACCTTCATCCTTAAGTACTTGTGTGTGGGGTTTACAAGGAGTAAGACATGGTTTACAAGATTCCTTTCCAGCCTTTTTCAACAAATCATTCATATACTTTGACTGAGAAATGAAGATATTACTATTACTAGTGTTGTCTTAGTTTGATGTTATTGTAGATGTGAACTTTTTGACATATTGTAGAGCCAAAAATAGTCCCAAAATTTTTGGAGGCGACATGTGGACTTTTAGCGAAAAAAGACAAGGCTGCCCTTATTAAGCTTAGCATCCTAAGACATGTATTCAGTAGACTATGACTGCTTAGAGCTCCACTGCATGTGGAAAATGTCAAAGGTATTTCATGATAAGATTATCCTTAAATCCTAGCATTAATACAGTCTTGATTGAATTCTATAAAGTAAGTAATCCCAATTATATttaattagggataattacctTTAATTCCAAGATATTATTTACACAATATCCAGGGAATATTCTCACCAAATCCTACCCTAATGGTCGGCCATCTCATTTGTAAATACCCCATTTCTCCACAAAAAAATGGGTAAGGTTTTCTATATACAGAAAACCTTAAACATTCACTCTTTTCAGGGAAACTAACTTAGGGcttgtttggatgtgtttttaaaatgactgaaagcgcttttagataaaatacttttggatttcaaaagcactttgaGTGCTTCttcaggatttacttgcatttttactatggattggttctaaaaacattttcaccaaaagcgtccaatcattttaaaagcacatccaaacaagctCTTAGGTCTTGGAAATCTGTTGGCCAAaatcccctccccccccccccccaaaaaaaaatcatgggtGAGTGAggtctttgatttttttatcaaatgtgttgattgttttgcaggtgcattttcgtcaaaactgaAAATAGCGGAAATTTGCATTGACACATATAATTTGAAGATGCTCATATCCTATTGATCATATAATGTTAAAGGTCTTtgttttcatatttattttagaattttaaagattTTCTTACATGTCTTATTTTTCTCACATGTCCTCccttaatgaaaattttcacaacaaaatttatctaaagtgGATCAAAAATTTGAATGAATAGGTGAGAATaacaaccattctctttgaataTCTAAATATCAAAAATGCTACTCTTGTCAtatttttatatcatatttgTACTCTTATTTAATAGAGATAGAACGCACTTATGTTGGTGTGTCACATAAAGGAGATAAACAAGAGGAAAAGTGCTTATAAAGTAAAAACAAGTGGGAGAGTGCAAAATAACTATTTTTGGGCAATAATAACGTCCTTAGTTATATGTTAAATCAATTTTGTAATTATGCATTATTTTTTTCGTCTCATTGTGTCTCGGTTTAAATTCTCTCTGGTAACGATTAGTGTATatcaattataataattaaattaaaataatttattatgtaGAGATGATATTTAAGAGTgactttttttttggtacaaacgatattatcgtcACTAAGGAAAatggagcagcctctccataaatgagggtaaggctagccgacattcaccttctcccagaccctgcgtaaagcgggagccttgtgcactgggtacgacatttAAACGATATTATCGTCACTAAGGAAAATGGAGCTTAAACTcataatgagttagcaatacagtggttcaaattcatcattggcgagaatcgaatataaaatcttttacttacaaatgaagataaATATTATTTGACGATAATCAAAAGAGAGACTCGAAGGTACAAAGACAACTATAAAGAGGAAGGTATCTAGCTTTATGTTTCCGCGATGTCTCTTTTTTGTACATGTTAACTTCTCTAGTAAGCTCGAGTATCCATTTTCCAACCCCAACACTCTCCCCACATTTCCGGCTGTCCACGTTGCCCACCCctctaccaccaccacctccttcTCCTCTCTCCGATCTCCTCGAAAACCAGTTACAAAATCCTAAAAACAAGTAAGTTCCCTTCTTCCTCGCTCTCTCTCTGATTTAACATTATCTAGCTTATTTTATGTCTTCcatgaatttatattttatcGCCTTTGAAATCGACGAATATTAAGTAATTTAGTTACATTCATCGTTtttgaaaattataaaaattagtTTCAAATCGATCATTAAGTAATTTAGCTGCTAAACTGACCAGCTAGTAGCTAGCATGAGACTCTAGGCTCTGGCATACTTACTGACTGGTTCTTTGTAAATTTTGCTAACTTGCCTCAGAATCTGCAGCTTATCTGACTAAATTGTTCCAGTATTAAGTTCAATAGTTAGCAAATCGAAGAAGGTTCGATGGAAATTCCAACTGCATCAACATATGATAAAAAACAAGATAAAACTCCGATGAATTTGAGTGATAAGGGAGAAACAAGTAATCCGTTGGAGGATCGGATTAGTCAACTGCCGGACGCGATTCTGGTTGACATCATTTCCCCGTTGAGGATTAAGGAAGTAGCAAGGACTAGTGTCCTCTCTAAGAGGTGGAGATATTTGTGGACACATGTTACACGTCTCAACTTTGCTCATCATGTTGGTGAACATCCACGTACCTCCACGAGGACCACAACAGTTAATCCGTCAGAGAGAAGACCTCTAGAAGAAACGATCAGCAGAAGACAACGAATCCGGCAATCGCGCCAGGGTTTAACACCTTTAAACTTAGGCGAATTCAGAGTTGGTTCTTCCTCAGAGGGTTCCGGTTCAAGATCTAGGCACCCCGATGCGATTCCAAGACAAATTGgcccaccatcaccaccaccgtGTACGGTGGTG encodes the following:
- the LOC126600518 gene encoding putative F-box/FBD/LRR-repeat protein At4g13965 isoform X3, which translates into the protein MEIPTASTYDKKQDKAPMNLGDKGETSNPLEDRISQLPDAILVDIISPLRIKEVARTSVLSKRWRYLWTHVTRLNFDHHDGEHPRTSTRTTTVNPSERRRLEEATNRRQRIRQSHQGLTSLNLGEFRGGSSSAGSGSRSRHPDGISRLIGPPSPPPCTVVTKVLQSHQGPTVDGVRICGSCYSSDNVDDFIEFAIQKKVQRLEIDKSKEKDTKSWEKPFNNPLGVSRIKSLRHLSLKYIPITDEVVGLVLSECQLLEHLSICRSSDLYAVKAVGSSLRLKFLQISYCGGIVRVDISAPNLVSFIYRGQNVYRRGIVLKHAPKLVYVSLSEDEPDSITKHLLSISARLSYLQTLHLWMNLRRTNVMLPQFPDLTSLKDLSLTIHAQNDGQSLLDLTSLLLEQSPFLQRLTLKIQWGPVCKGYTRNMQEIKRCPHQCLKEVRFSGFIGMGGSTIDTEFAMYLWENAVVLEKFIIELEKVELALWPNILPKFATPEEKLEATREHALQLIGTQLPPGAELVII
- the LOC126600518 gene encoding putative F-box/LRR-repeat protein At4g15060 isoform X4, encoding MEIPTASTYDKKQDKAPMNLGDKGETSNPLEDRISQLPDAILVDIISPLRIKEVARTSVLSKRWRYLWTHVTRLNFDHHDGEHPRTSTRTTTVNPSERRRLEEATNRRQRIRQSHQGLTSLNLGEFRGGSSSAGSGSRSRHPDGISRLIGPPSPPPCTVVTKVLQSHQGPTVDGVRICGSCYSSDNVDDFIEFAIQKKVQRLEIDKSKEKDTKSWEKPFNNPLGVSRIKSLRHLSLKYIPITDEVVGLVLSECQLLEHLSICRSSDLYAVKAVGSSLRLKFLQISYCGGIVRVDISAPNLVSFIYRGQNVYRRGIVLKHAPKLVYVSLSEDEPDSITKHLLSISARLSYLQTLHLWMNLRRTNVMLPQFPELTSLKDLSLTVHAKNYGPSLLDMTSLLEQSPFLQRLTFQLQWGYVREGYTRNMQEIKRCPHQCLKVVRFSGFIGMGGSIIDTEFAMYLVENAVVLEKFIIELEKVELALWPNILPKFATPEEKLEATREHALQLIGTQLPPGAELVII
- the LOC126600518 gene encoding putative F-box/LRR-repeat protein At4g15060 isoform X6, with product MEIPTASTYDKKQDKAPMNLGDKGETSNPLEDRISQLPDAILVDIISPLRIKEVARTSVLSKRWRYLWTHVTRLNFDHHDGEHPRTSTRTTTVNPSERRRLEEATNRRQRIRQSHQGLTSLNLGEFRGGSSSAGSGSRSRHPDGISRLIGPPSPPPCTVVTKVLQSHQGPTVDGVRICGSCYSSDNVDDFIEFAIQKKVQRLEIDKSKEKDTKSWEKPFNNPLGVSRIKSLRHLSLKYIPITDEVVGLVLSECQLLEHLSICRSSDLYAVKAVGSSLRLKFLQISYCGGIVRVDISAPNLVSFIYRGQNVYRRGIVLKHAPKLVYVSLSEDEPDSITKHLLSISARLSYLQTLHLWMNLRRTNVMLPQFPELTSLKDLSLTVHAKNYGPSLLDMTSLLEQSPFLQRLTFQLRLVFIEQPSGNYKQQESVFLPLVIFFFITA
- the LOC126600518 gene encoding putative F-box/LRR-repeat protein At4g15060 isoform X5; this translates as MEIPTASTYDKKQDKAPMNLGDKGETSNPLEDRISQLPDAILVDIISPLRIKEVARTSVLSKRWRYLWTHVTRLNFDHHDGEHPRTSTRTTTVNPSERRRLEEATNRRQRIRQSHQGLTSLNLGEFRGGSSSAGSGSRSRHPDGISRLIGPPSPPPCTVVTKVLQSHQGPTVDGVRICGSCYSSDNVDDFIEFAIQKKVQRLEIDKSKEKDTKSWEKPFNNPLGVSRIKSLRHLSLKYIPITDEVVGLVLSECQLLEHLSICRSSDLYAVKAVGSSLRLKFLQISYCGGIVRVDISAPNLVSFIYRGQNVYRRGIVLKHAPKLVYVSLSEDEPDSITKHLLSISARLSYLQTLHLWMNLRRTNVMLPQFPELTSLKDLSLTVHAKNYGPSLLDMTSLLEQSPFLQRLTFQLQWGYVREGYTRNMQEIKRCPHQCLKVVRFSGFIGMGGSIIDTEFAMYLVENAVVLEKFIIELEKVELAYILPEFATTEEKLQATKEHALQLIGTQLPPGAELFII